GCCCACGGCAATGACGGGCCTTTTTTGCGCACGCGCCTCGGCAATGGCAAGGGCAGTGGCTTCGGGAATTTCTACATATTCCCGATGCATGCGGTGGCTGCGGATGTCGGCGTTGCGCACCGGGCTGAATGTGCCATACCCTACATATAGGGTCACTTCCGCCCATTGGAAGCCCCTTTCGGCCAATTTTTCCCGCAGGGGCGGCGTAAAGTGCAAGCCAGCCGTGGGCGCGGCCACAGAACCTGTCTTGTCCTGACGGGCATAGACGGTCTGGTAACGGCTCAGATCATCCTCGGCATCGGGCCTTTTGATATAGGGCGGCAGGGGAATATGCCCGGTTGCCGCAAAGGCCGCCGCCAGATCCCCCTTCCAGGCCAGACGCACACGGCGCTGCCCGAACGGGCCGGATTCCAACACGGTCACGCTAATGCCCGCGCCAAAATCAAAGGATTCCCCTTCACGAATGCTGCCGCCGGAGCGCACAAGCCCTTCTGCCTCGGCGGAAAAGCCGCCGTTTTTGTCGGTCTTGGCCATCTCCACCACTAATGGCAGGGGCGTGAGCAGCAAAAATTCCACCTTGCCGCCCGTGGAGCGCGTACCGAGAAGACGCGCCTGCAAAACACGGGAGTTGTTTGCTATCAGCAATGCCCCTTCGGGCAGGCAGTCCGGCAAGTCGCTAAATTTTTCGTGGCGCAAGTCCAGTGCGCCGGTACGCGGCATGACCAGCAGCCGTGAACCGCCCCGTTCGTCGGGGGGAAACTGGGCTATCTGTTCTTGCGGCAGGTCAAAACGGTAATTTTCCAGTAAAAAATCCGCTTCCTCAATATGCATGGCTTCCGAGCCTTGGTTATATGTTCCCGCCCTTTCCGGCCCTGCTGCTCTTGTCAGCGCAAGGCGTTGAGGCTAGGGTGACGTGATTGCTCCCCTCGATATGACGAAGGGAGGGAAGGAGTATAGCCATGCGGCGGCC
The Desulfovibrio intestinalis DNA segment above includes these coding regions:
- the queA gene encoding tRNA preQ1(34) S-adenosylmethionine ribosyltransferase-isomerase QueA, whose protein sequence is MHIEEADFLLENYRFDLPQEQIAQFPPDERGGSRLLVMPRTGALDLRHEKFSDLPDCLPEGALLIANNSRVLQARLLGTRSTGGKVEFLLLTPLPLVVEMAKTDKNGGFSAEAEGLVRSGGSIREGESFDFGAGISVTVLESGPFGQRRVRLAWKGDLAAAFAATGHIPLPPYIKRPDAEDDLSRYQTVYARQDKTGSVAAPTAGLHFTPPLREKLAERGFQWAEVTLYVGYGTFSPVRNADIRSHRMHREYVEIPEATALAIAEARAQKRPVIAVGTTSLRALEGVAELCGRVQAYTGWTDIFLYPGRPFRVVDGLVTNFHLPESSLLMLVSAFVGRKRMLDAYAEAVAQGYRFFSYGDAMLIR